Proteins from a single region of Seriola aureovittata isolate HTS-2021-v1 ecotype China chromosome 9, ASM2101889v1, whole genome shotgun sequence:
- the erbb3b gene encoding receptor tyrosine-protein kinase erbB-3b isoform X2 produces the protein MNHWRVALLCVTLTWRLQAASTQTHEVVCPGTQNGLSSTGSQEHQYNLIKDRYDGCEIIMGNLEITQIESNWDFSFLKTIRDVTGYVLIVMNHFQEIPLGQLRIIRGNSLYERRFALSVFFNYPKDGSNGLRQLGLANLTEILEGGVQIINNKYLSYGPWIFWQDIIRDNSAPIDIQYNGERGPCHKSCGDYCWGPNKDQCQILTKTVCAPQCNGRCFGTSPRDCCHIECAAGCKGPLDVDCFACRHFNDSGACVPQCPQTLIYNKQTFQMETNPNAKYQYGSICVSQCPTHFVVDGSSCVSVCPPDKTEVEREGQRQCELCSGLCPKVCEGTGAEHRQTVDSSNIDSFINCTKIQGSLHFLVTGILGDDFKKIPPLDAKKLEVFRTVREITDILNIQSWPRELDDLSVFSSLTTIQGRSLYKRFSLMVMHISTLTSLGLRSLREISDGSVYISQNANLCYHHTVNWTQMFRGRGVRVNNLNNNRPLAECVAEGHVCDPLCSDSGCWGPGPDQCLSCRDYSRDGRCVGSCNFYTGAPREFAGPDGECVACHPECKPQHGKASCTGPGADECVACANLRDGPYCMSSCPTGVNDGQKGLIFKYPNREGHCEPCHHNCTQGCSGPGLNDCLETARLAVSSGQITGIALGVPAGLIFCLVLFFLGVLYHRGLAIRRKRAMRRYLESGESFEPLGPGEKGTKVHARILRPSELKKIKALGSGVFGTVHKGFWTPEGETVKIPVAIKTIQDSSGRQTFTEITDHMLSMGSLDHPYIVRLLGICPGASLQLVTQLSSQGSLLEHIRQHKNSLDPQRLLNWCVQIAKGMYYLEEHCMVHRNLAARNILLKNDYQVQISDYGVADLLYPDDKKYVYTDTKTPIKWMALESILFRRYTHQSDVWSYGVTVWEMMSFGAEPYASVQPQEVPSLLEKGERLSQPHICTIDVYMVMVKCWMIDENIRPTFKELASDFTRMARDPPRYLVIKMEGGEPSSVEIHRRESERGLLDADLEDQDEVGLEDGLATPPLQHSPSWSLSRSRINSYRSGSSQAGPIGYLPMTPSPVDSIRQLWFQRSRLSSVRTLPESSGVRGSGREAEEGLQTGSLHRARFGSERGNPRISISRHRKLSTASSPSSYKVWTAEEEEEVDHYGYVLPGSPGTPERVSRVSHSGRRNSRLKNNLSLVVINPSQEYEIMTKESPPCSARGVSSQAAAPSVALCSKTSPLPSRTFMASLPVEDAADVETQTPILAVRSKQVSEDCKGTVAERSSSTDKHQLPGDCERVIGAVEDQEEAAQGMGRYEYMDIRRSNSTEGEGPAWERRGSQTSAKSAAETEETDQIVEVLKKEHEEEEEDHKYHNTNKQPSHQGNLSSMVMPRPDVLTAGGEKVEYEEMTRFGVVPSGWEQADYQNLPVKGRAVSEEVGSGRCAGIGGYIKVCAGMGEPGSNTSFDNPDYWHSRLFLKPDAVRT, from the exons ATGAACCACTGGCGAGTCGCTCTGCTGTGCGTGACCTTAACGTGGAGGCTACAAGCAGCATCAACACAAACTCATGAAG TGGTGTGTCCTGGCACGCAGAACGGCCTGAGCTCCACAGGCTCTCAGGAGCATCAGTACAACCTGATTAAGGACCGGTATGATGGCTGTGAGATCATCATGGGAAACCTGGAGATCACTCAGATCGAGAGTAACTGGGACTTCTCCTTCCTCAAG ACAATCCGCGACGTGACTGGTTACGTCCTCATTGTTATGAACCACTTTCAGGAGATTCCTTTAGGGCAACTACGGATCATCAGAGGAAACAGCCTGTATGAAAGGCGCTTTGCCCTCTCGGTCTTCTTCAATTACCCCAAGGACGGCTCCAACGGCCTGCGGCAGCTGGGGCTCGCGAACCTGACAG AGATCCTGGAGGGAGGAGTGCAGATTATCAACAACAAGTACCTGAGTTATGGCCCCTGGATCTTCTGGCAAGATATCATCAGGGACAACAGTGCTCCTATTGACATCCAGTACAATGGAGAGAGAG gcccATGCCACAAATCGTGCGGAGATTACTGCTGGGGGCCAAATAAGGACCAATGTCAGATCT TGACTAAGACGGTGTGCGCTCCTCAGTGTAACGGCCGCTGTTTTGGGACGAGCCCCAGGGACTGTTGTCACATAGAGTGTGCAGCAGGATGTAAAGGCCCTCTGGACGTAGACTGCTTT gCATGCCGTCATTTCAATGACTCCGGAGCCTGTGTGCCTCAGTGTCCCCAGACTCTGATCTATAACAAGCAGACGTTTCAAATGGAGACCAACCCTAATGCAAAATATCAGTACGGATCCATCTGCGTCTCTCAGTGCCCCA CCCACTTTGTGGTGGACGGTAGCTCCTGTGTGAGCGTCTGTCCTCCAGACAAGacggaggtggagagagagggcCAGAGGCAGTGCGAGCTCTGCAGCGGACTCTGCCCAAAAG TGTGTGAAGGAACAGGtgctgaacacagacagaccGTGGACTCCAGCAACATTGACAGCTTCATCAACTGCACCAAGATCCAGGGCAGTCTTCACTTTCTGGTCACAGGGATTCTTGG AGATGACTTTAAAAAGATCCCACCCCTGGATGCCAAAAAGCTGGAGGTGTTCCGCACCGTCAGAGAAATAACAG ATATTCTAAACATCCAGTCGTGGCCCAGAGAGCTGGAtgatctgtctgttttttcgAGCCTCACTACCATCCAGGGGAGGTCGCTCTACAA GCGTTTTTCTCTGATGGTGATGCACATCTCCACTCTTACCTCGCTGGGCCTGCGCTCCCTCCGGGAGATCAGTGATGGCAGCGTGTACATCAGTCAGAACGCCAACCTCTGTTACCACCACACCGTAAACTGGACGCAGATGTTCAGAGGCCGCGGAGTTCGAGTCAACAacctcaacaacaacaggcCGCTGGCAGAGTGTG TTGCAGAGGGCCATGTGTGCGACCCACTGTGTTCAGACTCAGGTTGCTGGGGCCCGGGGCCTGACCAGTGTCTCTCCTGTAGGGACTACAGCCGAGACGGCAGATGTGTGGGCAGCTGTAATTTTTACACAGG AGCTCCGAGAGAATTTGCAGGGCCTGATGGCGAGTGTGTCGCCTGTCATCCGGAGTGTAAGCCTCAGCATGGGAAAGCCAGCTGCACCGGACCG GGTGCAGATGAGTGTGTGGCGTGCGCCAACCTTCGAGACGGTCCTTACTGCATGTCCTCTTGTCCCACTGGAGTAAACGATGGACAGAAGGGGCTGATTTTCAAATACCCAAACAGGGAGGGTCACTGTGAACCATGTCACCACAACTGCACACAGGG ATGCTCAGGCCCAGGATTAAATGACTGTTTAGAGACAGCACGACTGGCTGTTAGCAG CGGTCAGATCACAGGTATAGCTTTAGGTGTGCCGGCTGGCTTGATTTTCTGCCTGGTGTTGTTTTTCCTGGGTGTGCTGTACCACCGAGGCCTGGCCATCCGTCGCAAGAGAGCCATGCGGAGGTACCTGGAGAGTGGAGAG AGCTTTGAGCCACTGGGTCCTGGAGAGAAAGGTACAAAGGTTCATGCCCGAATCTTGAGGCCGTCGGagctgaaaaaaatcaaagccCTTGGTTCTGGCGTTTTTGGCACAGTGCACAAG GGATTTTGGACtccagagggagagacagtgaaGATCCCTGTGGCCATTAAGACCATCCAGGACAGCTCAGGCCGACAGACCTTCACTGAGATCACTGAT CATATGCTGTCCATGGGCAGCCTGGACCACCCCTACATCGTTAGGCTGCTGGGCATCTGTCCAGGTGCCAGTCTGCAACTGGTGACCCAGCTCAGTTCGCAGGGGTCCTTACTGGAGCACATCAGGCAGCACAAGAACAGCCTGGACCCCCAGCGCCTGCTCAACTGGTGTGTGCAGATTGCTAAA gGTATGTACTACCTGGAAGAACACTGCATGGTCCACAGGAACCTGGCTGCCCGCAACATCCTGCTGAAGAATGACTACCAGGTCCAGATCTCTGACTACGGTGTGGCGGACCTCCTTTACCCTGATGACAAGAAATACGTCTACACTGACACCAAG ACGCCCATAAAATGGATGGCGCTTGAGAGCATCTTGTTTCGAAGATACACTCATCAAAGCGATGTCTGGAGTTATG GGGTGACGGTGTGGGAGATGATGTCATTTGGGGCGGAGCCGTATGCGTCCGTGCAGCCTCAGGAGGTGCCGAGTCTGCTGGAGAAGGGGGAACGTCTGTCGCAGCCCCACATCTGTACCATAGACGTGTACATGGTCATGGTCAAAT GTTGGATGATTGATGAAAATATAAGGCCGACCTTCAAAGAGCTGGCCAGTGACTTTACTCGTATGGCAAGAGACCCGCCTAGATACCTCGTCATCAAG ATGGAAGGAGGAGAACCGTCCTCGGTCGAAATCCATCGAAGAGAATCAGAGCGAGGACTTCTGGATGCAGATTTAGAAGACCAGGATGAGGTGGGACTGGAGGATGGCTTGGCTACTCCTCCTCTTCAACACTCTCCATCTTGGAGTCTGTCGCGCTCACGGATTAATTCTTACAGG AGTGGCAGCTCTCAGGCTGGACCTATTGGATATCTGCCAATGACCCCCAGCCCTGTGGACAGCATCCGCCAG CTGTGGTTTCAGAGGTCTCGTCTGAGCTCGGTGCGGACACTGCCTGAGAGTTCAGGGGTCAGGGGGAGTGGCAGAGAGGCCGAGGAAGGTTTGCAGACTGGGAGCCTTCACAGGGCCAGATTTGGCTCAGAGAGGGGTAATCCTCGTATATCCATCAGCCGGCACAGAAAGCTTTCAACAGCATCGAGCCCATCTTCATACAAGGTGTGGacggcagaggaggaggaagaggtggaccACTATGGCTACGTCCTGCCAGGGTCACCTGGGACTCCAGAGAGAG TCTCTAGAGTTTCTCATTCTGGCCGAAGAAACTCAAGACTGAAGAATAATCTGTCCCTTGTGGTGATAAATCCTTCCCAGGAGTATGAAATCATGACTAAAGAGTCTCCTCCTTGCTCAGCCAGAGGTGTCTCATCTCAGGCAGCTGCCCCTTCGGTGGCACTTTGCAGTAAAACCTCACCTTTACCTTCTCGGACTTTCATGGCTTCATTACCTGTAGAGGACGCAGCAgatgtggaaacacagacaccaaTCTTAGCTGTAAGGAGTAAACAAGTAAGTGAGGATTGTAAGGGAACTGTAGCAGAGCGAAGCTCCTCCACAGACAAACATCAGCTACCTGGGGACTGTGAGAGAGTGATCGGAGCTGTGGAAGACCAAGAAGAGGCAGCCCAAGGGATGGGCAGGTATGAATACATGGATATCAGGCGCTCTAACTCTACAGAGGGAGAGGGTCCAGCATGGGAGAGACGTGGGAGTCAAACATCTGCAAAgagtgcagcagagacagaggaaacagaccAAATAGTGGAGGTGTTGAAAAAAGAGCacgaggaagaagaggaagatcaCAAGtaccacaacacaaataaacaacccTCACATCAGGGGAATCTGAGCAGTATGGTCATGCCCAGGCCAGATGTGCTCACAGCCGGGGGAGAAAAGGTGGAGTATGAGGAGATGACCAGATTTGGAGTGGTGCCCAGTGGGTGGGAGCAGGCTGACTACCAGAACCTCCCGGTGAAGGGGAGGGCTGTTTCTGAAGAGGTGGGCTCTGGCAGGTGTGCAGGGATCGGGGGATACATCAAGGTGTGTGCTGGCATGGGGGAACCTGGCAGCAACACATCCTTTGACAACCCAGACTACTGGCACAGCAGACTGTTCCTCAAGCCAGATGCTGTGCGCACCTAA
- the erbb3b gene encoding receptor tyrosine-protein kinase erbB-3b isoform X1: MNHWRVALLCVTLTWRLQAASTQTHEVVCPGTQNGLSSTGSQEHQYNLIKDRYDGCEIIMGNLEITQIESNWDFSFLKTIRDVTGYVLIVMNHFQEIPLGQLRIIRGNSLYERRFALSVFFNYPKDGSNGLRQLGLANLTEILEGGVQIINNKYLSYGPWIFWQDIIRDNSAPIDIQYNGERGPCHKSCGDYCWGPNKDQCQILTKTVCAPQCNGRCFGTSPRDCCHIECAAGCKGPLDVDCFACRHFNDSGACVPQCPQTLIYNKQTFQMETNPNAKYQYGSICVSQCPTHFVVDGSSCVSVCPPDKTEVEREGQRQCELCSGLCPKVCEGTGAEHRQTVDSSNIDSFINCTKIQGSLHFLVTGILGDDFKKIPPLDAKKLEVFRTVREITDILNIQSWPRELDDLSVFSSLTTIQGRSLYKRFSLMVMHISTLTSLGLRSLREISDGSVYISQNANLCYHHTVNWTQMFRGRGVRVNNLNNNRPLAECVAEGHVCDPLCSDSGCWGPGPDQCLSCRDYSRDGRCVGSCNFYTGAPREFAGPDGECVACHPECKPQHGKASCTGPGADECVACANLRDGPYCMSSCPTGVNDGQKGLIFKYPNREGHCEPCHHNCTQGCSGPGLNDCLETARLAVSSGQITGIALGVPAGLIFCLVLFFLGVLYHRGLAIRRKRAMRRYLESGESFEPLGPGEKGTKVHARILRPSELKKIKALGSGVFGTVHKLHISFVFKGFWTPEGETVKIPVAIKTIQDSSGRQTFTEITDHMLSMGSLDHPYIVRLLGICPGASLQLVTQLSSQGSLLEHIRQHKNSLDPQRLLNWCVQIAKGMYYLEEHCMVHRNLAARNILLKNDYQVQISDYGVADLLYPDDKKYVYTDTKTPIKWMALESILFRRYTHQSDVWSYGVTVWEMMSFGAEPYASVQPQEVPSLLEKGERLSQPHICTIDVYMVMVKCWMIDENIRPTFKELASDFTRMARDPPRYLVIKMEGGEPSSVEIHRRESERGLLDADLEDQDEVGLEDGLATPPLQHSPSWSLSRSRINSYRSGSSQAGPIGYLPMTPSPVDSIRQLWFQRSRLSSVRTLPESSGVRGSGREAEEGLQTGSLHRARFGSERGNPRISISRHRKLSTASSPSSYKVWTAEEEEEVDHYGYVLPGSPGTPERVSRVSHSGRRNSRLKNNLSLVVINPSQEYEIMTKESPPCSARGVSSQAAAPSVALCSKTSPLPSRTFMASLPVEDAADVETQTPILAVRSKQVSEDCKGTVAERSSSTDKHQLPGDCERVIGAVEDQEEAAQGMGRYEYMDIRRSNSTEGEGPAWERRGSQTSAKSAAETEETDQIVEVLKKEHEEEEEDHKYHNTNKQPSHQGNLSSMVMPRPDVLTAGGEKVEYEEMTRFGVVPSGWEQADYQNLPVKGRAVSEEVGSGRCAGIGGYIKVCAGMGEPGSNTSFDNPDYWHSRLFLKPDAVRT; this comes from the exons ATGAACCACTGGCGAGTCGCTCTGCTGTGCGTGACCTTAACGTGGAGGCTACAAGCAGCATCAACACAAACTCATGAAG TGGTGTGTCCTGGCACGCAGAACGGCCTGAGCTCCACAGGCTCTCAGGAGCATCAGTACAACCTGATTAAGGACCGGTATGATGGCTGTGAGATCATCATGGGAAACCTGGAGATCACTCAGATCGAGAGTAACTGGGACTTCTCCTTCCTCAAG ACAATCCGCGACGTGACTGGTTACGTCCTCATTGTTATGAACCACTTTCAGGAGATTCCTTTAGGGCAACTACGGATCATCAGAGGAAACAGCCTGTATGAAAGGCGCTTTGCCCTCTCGGTCTTCTTCAATTACCCCAAGGACGGCTCCAACGGCCTGCGGCAGCTGGGGCTCGCGAACCTGACAG AGATCCTGGAGGGAGGAGTGCAGATTATCAACAACAAGTACCTGAGTTATGGCCCCTGGATCTTCTGGCAAGATATCATCAGGGACAACAGTGCTCCTATTGACATCCAGTACAATGGAGAGAGAG gcccATGCCACAAATCGTGCGGAGATTACTGCTGGGGGCCAAATAAGGACCAATGTCAGATCT TGACTAAGACGGTGTGCGCTCCTCAGTGTAACGGCCGCTGTTTTGGGACGAGCCCCAGGGACTGTTGTCACATAGAGTGTGCAGCAGGATGTAAAGGCCCTCTGGACGTAGACTGCTTT gCATGCCGTCATTTCAATGACTCCGGAGCCTGTGTGCCTCAGTGTCCCCAGACTCTGATCTATAACAAGCAGACGTTTCAAATGGAGACCAACCCTAATGCAAAATATCAGTACGGATCCATCTGCGTCTCTCAGTGCCCCA CCCACTTTGTGGTGGACGGTAGCTCCTGTGTGAGCGTCTGTCCTCCAGACAAGacggaggtggagagagagggcCAGAGGCAGTGCGAGCTCTGCAGCGGACTCTGCCCAAAAG TGTGTGAAGGAACAGGtgctgaacacagacagaccGTGGACTCCAGCAACATTGACAGCTTCATCAACTGCACCAAGATCCAGGGCAGTCTTCACTTTCTGGTCACAGGGATTCTTGG AGATGACTTTAAAAAGATCCCACCCCTGGATGCCAAAAAGCTGGAGGTGTTCCGCACCGTCAGAGAAATAACAG ATATTCTAAACATCCAGTCGTGGCCCAGAGAGCTGGAtgatctgtctgttttttcgAGCCTCACTACCATCCAGGGGAGGTCGCTCTACAA GCGTTTTTCTCTGATGGTGATGCACATCTCCACTCTTACCTCGCTGGGCCTGCGCTCCCTCCGGGAGATCAGTGATGGCAGCGTGTACATCAGTCAGAACGCCAACCTCTGTTACCACCACACCGTAAACTGGACGCAGATGTTCAGAGGCCGCGGAGTTCGAGTCAACAacctcaacaacaacaggcCGCTGGCAGAGTGTG TTGCAGAGGGCCATGTGTGCGACCCACTGTGTTCAGACTCAGGTTGCTGGGGCCCGGGGCCTGACCAGTGTCTCTCCTGTAGGGACTACAGCCGAGACGGCAGATGTGTGGGCAGCTGTAATTTTTACACAGG AGCTCCGAGAGAATTTGCAGGGCCTGATGGCGAGTGTGTCGCCTGTCATCCGGAGTGTAAGCCTCAGCATGGGAAAGCCAGCTGCACCGGACCG GGTGCAGATGAGTGTGTGGCGTGCGCCAACCTTCGAGACGGTCCTTACTGCATGTCCTCTTGTCCCACTGGAGTAAACGATGGACAGAAGGGGCTGATTTTCAAATACCCAAACAGGGAGGGTCACTGTGAACCATGTCACCACAACTGCACACAGGG ATGCTCAGGCCCAGGATTAAATGACTGTTTAGAGACAGCACGACTGGCTGTTAGCAG CGGTCAGATCACAGGTATAGCTTTAGGTGTGCCGGCTGGCTTGATTTTCTGCCTGGTGTTGTTTTTCCTGGGTGTGCTGTACCACCGAGGCCTGGCCATCCGTCGCAAGAGAGCCATGCGGAGGTACCTGGAGAGTGGAGAG AGCTTTGAGCCACTGGGTCCTGGAGAGAAAGGTACAAAGGTTCATGCCCGAATCTTGAGGCCGTCGGagctgaaaaaaatcaaagccCTTGGTTCTGGCGTTTTTGGCACAGTGCACAAG CTGcacatttcatttgtgtttaagGGATTTTGGACtccagagggagagacagtgaaGATCCCTGTGGCCATTAAGACCATCCAGGACAGCTCAGGCCGACAGACCTTCACTGAGATCACTGAT CATATGCTGTCCATGGGCAGCCTGGACCACCCCTACATCGTTAGGCTGCTGGGCATCTGTCCAGGTGCCAGTCTGCAACTGGTGACCCAGCTCAGTTCGCAGGGGTCCTTACTGGAGCACATCAGGCAGCACAAGAACAGCCTGGACCCCCAGCGCCTGCTCAACTGGTGTGTGCAGATTGCTAAA gGTATGTACTACCTGGAAGAACACTGCATGGTCCACAGGAACCTGGCTGCCCGCAACATCCTGCTGAAGAATGACTACCAGGTCCAGATCTCTGACTACGGTGTGGCGGACCTCCTTTACCCTGATGACAAGAAATACGTCTACACTGACACCAAG ACGCCCATAAAATGGATGGCGCTTGAGAGCATCTTGTTTCGAAGATACACTCATCAAAGCGATGTCTGGAGTTATG GGGTGACGGTGTGGGAGATGATGTCATTTGGGGCGGAGCCGTATGCGTCCGTGCAGCCTCAGGAGGTGCCGAGTCTGCTGGAGAAGGGGGAACGTCTGTCGCAGCCCCACATCTGTACCATAGACGTGTACATGGTCATGGTCAAAT GTTGGATGATTGATGAAAATATAAGGCCGACCTTCAAAGAGCTGGCCAGTGACTTTACTCGTATGGCAAGAGACCCGCCTAGATACCTCGTCATCAAG ATGGAAGGAGGAGAACCGTCCTCGGTCGAAATCCATCGAAGAGAATCAGAGCGAGGACTTCTGGATGCAGATTTAGAAGACCAGGATGAGGTGGGACTGGAGGATGGCTTGGCTACTCCTCCTCTTCAACACTCTCCATCTTGGAGTCTGTCGCGCTCACGGATTAATTCTTACAGG AGTGGCAGCTCTCAGGCTGGACCTATTGGATATCTGCCAATGACCCCCAGCCCTGTGGACAGCATCCGCCAG CTGTGGTTTCAGAGGTCTCGTCTGAGCTCGGTGCGGACACTGCCTGAGAGTTCAGGGGTCAGGGGGAGTGGCAGAGAGGCCGAGGAAGGTTTGCAGACTGGGAGCCTTCACAGGGCCAGATTTGGCTCAGAGAGGGGTAATCCTCGTATATCCATCAGCCGGCACAGAAAGCTTTCAACAGCATCGAGCCCATCTTCATACAAGGTGTGGacggcagaggaggaggaagaggtggaccACTATGGCTACGTCCTGCCAGGGTCACCTGGGACTCCAGAGAGAG TCTCTAGAGTTTCTCATTCTGGCCGAAGAAACTCAAGACTGAAGAATAATCTGTCCCTTGTGGTGATAAATCCTTCCCAGGAGTATGAAATCATGACTAAAGAGTCTCCTCCTTGCTCAGCCAGAGGTGTCTCATCTCAGGCAGCTGCCCCTTCGGTGGCACTTTGCAGTAAAACCTCACCTTTACCTTCTCGGACTTTCATGGCTTCATTACCTGTAGAGGACGCAGCAgatgtggaaacacagacaccaaTCTTAGCTGTAAGGAGTAAACAAGTAAGTGAGGATTGTAAGGGAACTGTAGCAGAGCGAAGCTCCTCCACAGACAAACATCAGCTACCTGGGGACTGTGAGAGAGTGATCGGAGCTGTGGAAGACCAAGAAGAGGCAGCCCAAGGGATGGGCAGGTATGAATACATGGATATCAGGCGCTCTAACTCTACAGAGGGAGAGGGTCCAGCATGGGAGAGACGTGGGAGTCAAACATCTGCAAAgagtgcagcagagacagaggaaacagaccAAATAGTGGAGGTGTTGAAAAAAGAGCacgaggaagaagaggaagatcaCAAGtaccacaacacaaataaacaacccTCACATCAGGGGAATCTGAGCAGTATGGTCATGCCCAGGCCAGATGTGCTCACAGCCGGGGGAGAAAAGGTGGAGTATGAGGAGATGACCAGATTTGGAGTGGTGCCCAGTGGGTGGGAGCAGGCTGACTACCAGAACCTCCCGGTGAAGGGGAGGGCTGTTTCTGAAGAGGTGGGCTCTGGCAGGTGTGCAGGGATCGGGGGATACATCAAGGTGTGTGCTGGCATGGGGGAACCTGGCAGCAACACATCCTTTGACAACCCAGACTACTGGCACAGCAGACTGTTCCTCAAGCCAGATGCTGTGCGCACCTAA
- the pa2g4b gene encoding proliferation-associated protein 2G4b → MSGDDETQEQTIADDLVVTKYKMGAEIANQALKTVVAAATAGVSVLSLCEKGDAFIMAETGKIFKKEKDMKKGIAFPTCVSVNNCVCHCSPLKSDPDVILKDGDLIKIDLGVHVDGFISNVAHSFIVGVTKDNPLTGRKADVIKAAHLCAEAALRLVKPGNQNTQVTEAWNKIAKSFKCSPIEGMLSHQLKQHVIDGEKTIIQNPTDQQKKDHEKAEFEVHEVYAVDVLISTGEGKAKDGGQRTTVYKRDPNKVYGLKMKTSRTFFSEMERRFDTMPFTLRAFEDEGKARLGVVECAKHELLQPFNVLHEKEGEFVAQFKFTVLLMANGPLRITNSLFEPELYKSEHEVEDPELKALLQSSASRKTQKKKKKKASKTVESATGQAMETEAAE, encoded by the exons ATGTCTGGAGACGACGAGACACAGGAGCAGACCATCGCCGATGACTTGGTGGTCACCAAGTACAAGATGGGGGCCGAGATCGCGAATC AGGCTCTGAAGACGGTAGTTGCGGCAGCTACGGCTGGGGTCTCCGTACTCAGCCTGTGTGAAAAAGGCGATGCCTTTATCATGGCCGAGACTGGGAAAATCTTCAAGAAGGAAAAAGACATGAAGAAAG gtATCGCTTTTCCTACTTGTGTGTCAGTTAACAACTGTGTATGCCATTGCTCCCCTCTGAAGAGTGACCCTGATGTCATACTTAAGGATGGGGACCTTATCAAGAT tGACCTGGGTGTGCATGTTGATGGCTTCATCTCAAATGTGGCTCACAGCTTCATTGTTGGAGTGACCAAG GACAACCCGCTGACGGGGAGGAAGGCTGACGTTATCAAAGCAGCTCACCTCTGTGCTGAGGCTGCCCTGCGCCTTGTCAAACCAGGAAACCAG AACACACAGGTCACAGAAGCCTGGAACAAGATCGCAAAGTCATTCAAGTGCTCTCCTATCGAGG GCATGCTGTCCCATCAGCTCAAACAACATGTGATTGATGGGGAGAAAACTATCATCCAAAATCCAACGGACCAGCAAAA aaagGACCATGAGAAGGCCGAGTTTGAGGTGCATGAGGTATATGCAGTGGATGTGCTTATCAGCACCGGAGAGGGAAAG GCAAAGGATGGAGGTCAGAGGACCACCGTTTACAAACGAGACCCCAACAAGGTGTACGGCTTGAAGATGAAGACATCTCGGACATTCTTCAGTGAGATGGAGAGACGCTTTGATACGATGCCTTTCACCCTGAG AGCATTTGAGGATGAAGGCAAAGCCAGGTTGGGCGTGGTGGAGTGTGCCAAAcatgagctgctgcagccattCAATGTGCTGCATGAGAAAGAGG GCGAATTTGTGGCCCAGTTCAAGTTCACCGTGCTGCTCATGGCCAATGGACCTCTGCGAATCACCAACAGCCTCTTTGAGCCAGAGCTCTACAAGTCTGAGCATGAGGTGGAGGACCCAGAGCTGAAG GCTTTGCTGCAGAGTTCAGCCAGCCGTAAGactcagaagaagaagaaaaagaag gCCTCAAAGACCGTTGAGAGTGCAACAGGACAGGCGATGGAGACTGAAGCTGCAGAATAG